A single window of Cololabis saira isolate AMF1-May2022 chromosome 24, fColSai1.1, whole genome shotgun sequence DNA harbors:
- the LOC133425168 gene encoding grancalcin-like isoform X2: MAYPNYGGVGAPMPGVMGGMPHQGGMPHQGGMPHQGGMPPHGGMPPQGGYPQGGYPGVYGAPPPPANDPMWGYFTAVAGQDGEVDAEELQRCLTQAGFTGSYTPFSLETCKIMIARLDKDFTGKMGFNEFKELFVALNGWKQNFMMFDQDRSGTVEPHELSQALGAMGYRLSPPTLNAVIKRYNKGGRIFFDDYVACCVKLQALTESFKRRDVTHMGSVTFQYDDFIQCTLAI, encoded by the exons ATGGCGTATCCAAATTACGGCGGG GTTGGCGCCCCGATGCCGGGGGTCATGGGAGGAATGCCCCACCAGGGAGGAATGCCCCACCAGGGAGGAATGCCCCACCAGGGAGGAATGCCACCCCACGGAGGAATGCCCCCCCAGGGAG GTTACCCCCAGGGAGGTTACCCAGGGGTGTACggggccccacccccccctgcCAACGACCCCATGTGGGGTTACTTCACCGCTGTAGCTGGACAG GATGGAGAGGTTGATGCAGAAGAGCTCCAGCGGTGTCTGACCCAGGCCGGTTTCACTGGCAGCTACACTC CCTTCAGCTTGGAGACGTGCAAGATCATGATCGCAAGGCTTGAT AAAGACTTTACAGGCAAGATGGGCTTCAATGAGTTCAAGGAGTTGTTTGTGGCCCTGAACGGCTGGAAGCAGAACTTCATGATGTTTGACCAGGACCGCAGTGGAACCGTTGAACCTCACGAGCTGTCGCAGGCGCTCGGTGCCATGG GCTACCGCCTGAGCCCTCCGACCCTGAATGCCGTCATAAAGCGCTACAACAAAGGGGGCAGGATCTTCTTCGATGACTACGTGGCGTGCTGTGTCAAACTGCAAGCTCTCACAG AGAGCTTCAAACGGAGGGACGTCACACATATGGGATCCGTCACCTTCCAGTACGATGAT TTCATCCAGTGCACGCTGGCCATTTAA
- the LOC133425168 gene encoding grancalcin-like isoform X1 has protein sequence MAYPNYGGVGAPMPGVMGGMPHQGGMPHQGGMPHQGGMPPHGGMPPQGGYPQGGMPPQGGYPQGGYPGVYGAPPPPANDPMWGYFTAVAGQDGEVDAEELQRCLTQAGFTGSYTPFSLETCKIMIARLDKDFTGKMGFNEFKELFVALNGWKQNFMMFDQDRSGTVEPHELSQALGAMGYRLSPPTLNAVIKRYNKGGRIFFDDYVACCVKLQALTESFKRRDVTHMGSVTFQYDDFIQCTLAI, from the exons ATGGCGTATCCAAATTACGGCGGG GTTGGCGCCCCGATGCCGGGGGTCATGGGAGGAATGCCCCACCAGGGAGGAATGCCCCACCAGGGAGGAATGCCCCACCAGGGAGGAATGCCACCCCACGGAGGAATGCCCCCCCAGGGAGGTTACCCCCAGGGAGGAATGCCCCCCCAGGGAGGTTACCCCCAGGGAGGTTACCCAGGGGTGTACggggccccacccccccctgcCAACGACCCCATGTGGGGTTACTTCACCGCTGTAGCTGGACAG GATGGAGAGGTTGATGCAGAAGAGCTCCAGCGGTGTCTGACCCAGGCCGGTTTCACTGGCAGCTACACTC CCTTCAGCTTGGAGACGTGCAAGATCATGATCGCAAGGCTTGAT AAAGACTTTACAGGCAAGATGGGCTTCAATGAGTTCAAGGAGTTGTTTGTGGCCCTGAACGGCTGGAAGCAGAACTTCATGATGTTTGACCAGGACCGCAGTGGAACCGTTGAACCTCACGAGCTGTCGCAGGCGCTCGGTGCCATGG GCTACCGCCTGAGCCCTCCGACCCTGAATGCCGTCATAAAGCGCTACAACAAAGGGGGCAGGATCTTCTTCGATGACTACGTGGCGTGCTGTGTCAAACTGCAAGCTCTCACAG AGAGCTTCAAACGGAGGGACGTCACACATATGGGATCCGTCACCTTCCAGTACGATGAT TTCATCCAGTGCACGCTGGCCATTTAA